The nucleotide window GCAATACGACTGTTTCAGCATACTGCGGCCCACAAGCCCATTTCGGCTGCCGCAGACCATTCAGCGGGCCTGGCAGGAGTTTCTCGAGGAAGAAGGGGTTGATTCTCTCAGGGCCGTGGAAAAGTGCAGCCAGCACCCAGGCAAGATGTGGGTGATTCGAGGAAAAAGGATGATGCCCCTGCTGCCGCTCAGCCCGCCTGAGCAGCCCTGGCATAGCAGTCAGTATCAGTCGCTGCCCGAGGTGTATGTCCAGAATGCCAGCCTGGAGATTGCCTGGTCGCGGGTGGTCTTTGAGGAGGGAACCATTGCCGGCAATGTCTTGATGCCATTTCTTACCAAGGAGTACGAGGGCTTCGACCTCAATACAGACTACGACTGGAGAATCGCCCAGGAACTGGTTCGGCAAGGCAGGGCCGAGCTGCCGTTCATAGAGCGATCCCCTTATCCCCTCGAGGAGCTGTCGAATAAATGCTAGAAATCAGGCTTATTCCCAGAAAAGAATTTCAAAGAATTCAGCAGGCAGGCATCGACAACTATGACAAACTGGCACTTCTTGCCGATATGTGCAGGGCAAATGCACTGGCCACGGTGAAAAAGGCAGGCTCCGGTCATCTTGGCTCCAGCTTCAGTTCTCTTGATATCGTCACCCTGCTCTACTACTCGGTAATGAACACCGTGGAACTGGGTCTGGACCACCCAGACCGGGACATCTACTTCTCTTCAAAAGGCCATGACGTCCCCGGCCACTATGCCGTTCTCTATGCCCTCGGCATCCTGCCGGAGGAGCAGTTCATAAAGCTGCGGCGTCTCGGGGGCACCCACGGCCATCCGGATGTGAGTGTGCCGGGCATAGAAGCGAATTCCGGCTCCCTGGGCATGGGCATCTCCAAGGCCAAAGGCATGGCCCTGGCCAAGCACTACCAGGGCGCTGGCGGCCGGGTGTTCGTCATGACAGGAGACGGGGAACTCCAGGAAGGTCAGATATGGGAGTCACTGCAGACTGCAGTGCATCAAAAAGTTAGCAACATCAATGTTATCATCGACTTCAACAAGATTCAGACGGACAAACCCGTTGAGGAAATTGTCGAACTTGGCGATCTGGAGAAGAAGTTTGCCACCTTCGGCTGGCACGTGGAGCGCTGCAGCGGACACGATTTTGCAGCACTCCAGGCAGCATTCGCAGCATTGCAACAAATTGGAGACAGGCCAAAGGTTCTCATTGCAGATACCATAAAGGGCAAGGGCGTTTCTTTTATGGAAGGACCAACCGCCTTGAGAGAGGGCAAAGGTCTTTACAGCTGGCATGCGGGAGCACCGGATGATGAGGCCTTTGAAGCGGGCTATCAAGAGATGTTGCAGCGGTTGCAGGAAAGATTACAGAGGCTTGGTCTGGCGCCTTTGGCGACCCGGGTCATAGAAAGGAGAGAAAAACACAGAACCAGGCTGAAGGATACCGCTGAAAAAGTAGTCAACGCTTACGGGGAGGCCCTGGTAGAGTTGGGTGGCCGCAGGAAAGACCTGGTGGTTCTGGATGCCGACCTGTCTGCCGACTGTGGCTTGCGCGCCTTTGAAACCACCTTTCCTGAACGGTTCATCGAAAACGGCATCGCCGAGCAGGACATGGTCTCTACTGCTGGCGGCCTGGCGCTCCAGGGACTGCTGCCCATAGTGAACTCATTCGGCGTATTCCTCGCCTCACGCGCCAATGAGCAAATCTATAACAATGCTACCGAACACACCAAGATCATCTACGTTTGCCATTACGCCGGGCTCATCCCCGCCGGCCCCGGCAAATCCCACCAGAGTCTGCGCGATGTCTCCCTGTTCGGCGCCCTGCCCAACTGCACTATAATAGAGCCGTGCAATGCAGTGGAGACCAAACAAGCTCTGGAGTGGTGCGTCATGGAAGCAGCAGAGAACTGCATGCTGCGGCTGGTGATTTCGCCTTCACCCAGAACCATTGCTCTGCCAGAAAATTATCGCTTTTTCTACGGCAGGGGGACTGTACTACGGGACGGCAGCGACGCTGTACTTTTCGGCTATGGGCCCGTGCTCCTCCACGAGGCACTGGTTGCCAGTGAGATCCTGGCA belongs to Deltaproteobacteria bacterium and includes:
- a CDS encoding acylneuraminate cytidylyltransferase family protein, whose product is QYDCFSILRPTSPFRLPQTIQRAWQEFLEEEGVDSLRAVEKCSQHPGKMWVIRGKRMMPLLPLSPPEQPWHSSQYQSLPEVYVQNASLEIAWSRVVFEEGTIAGNVLMPFLTKEYEGFDLNTDYDWRIAQELVRQGRAELPFIERSPYPLEELSNKC
- a CDS encoding 1-deoxy-D-xylulose-5-phosphate synthase, producing MLEIRLIPRKEFQRIQQAGIDNYDKLALLADMCRANALATVKKAGSGHLGSSFSSLDIVTLLYYSVMNTVELGLDHPDRDIYFSSKGHDVPGHYAVLYALGILPEEQFIKLRRLGGTHGHPDVSVPGIEANSGSLGMGISKAKGMALAKHYQGAGGRVFVMTGDGELQEGQIWESLQTAVHQKVSNINVIIDFNKIQTDKPVEEIVELGDLEKKFATFGWHVERCSGHDFAALQAAFAALQQIGDRPKVLIADTIKGKGVSFMEGPTALREGKGLYSWHAGAPDDEAFEAGYQEMLQRLQERLQRLGLAPLATRVIERREKHRTRLKDTAEKVVNAYGEALVELGGRRKDLVVLDADLSADCGLRAFETTFPERFIENGIAEQDMVSTAGGLALQGLLPIVNSFGVFLASRANEQIYNNATEHTKIIYVCHYAGLIPAGPGKSHQSLRDVSLFGALPNCTIIEPCNAVETKQALEWCVMEAAENCMLRLVISPSPRTIALPENYRFFYGRGTVLRDGSDAVLFGYGPVLLHEALVASEILAEQGIHLKVIDMPWLNRLDRDWFQEVTWGCSKVFVLDNHAPYGGLGDCLLKGAAAAGLLLDKHLVNFAVDDFPACGTPPEVLQHHGLDGASLSRRIAGILQNASK